A stretch of Myxococcus hansupus DNA encodes these proteins:
- a CDS encoding TetR/AcrR family transcriptional regulator, whose protein sequence is MSAARAEFVRRGLKGARIEDITAACGLSKGAFYLHFPSKEALFGEVVGDFQSGLDSLNARRMATFERFFQTQGVPGAEDRLENSERYRRFLELEASHDLEALEWVWQFRDVSLVLTNGSQGTEFESLLWRVTDVQVERIARDFRRLQEAGVVDPLMDPRIFGSIIVGSFLLLSTQMARLEEKPDLTAWAHTLQRLCQGGTLPAHLVSATPPPSPPARKPRTLPKPAPRRTRAVAKTRHTPRKRP, encoded by the coding sequence GTGTCCGCGGCCCGCGCGGAGTTCGTGCGCCGGGGGCTGAAGGGGGCGCGCATCGAGGACATCACCGCCGCGTGTGGGCTGTCCAAGGGCGCCTTCTACCTGCACTTCCCCTCCAAGGAGGCGCTGTTCGGGGAGGTGGTGGGGGACTTCCAGTCCGGCCTGGACTCGCTGAACGCGCGGCGCATGGCCACCTTCGAGCGCTTCTTCCAGACGCAGGGCGTGCCTGGCGCGGAGGACCGGCTCGAGAACAGCGAGCGCTACCGGCGCTTCCTCGAACTGGAGGCCTCGCATGACCTGGAGGCGCTGGAGTGGGTCTGGCAGTTCCGCGACGTGTCCCTGGTGCTCACCAATGGCAGCCAGGGCACGGAGTTCGAATCCCTGCTGTGGCGGGTGACGGACGTGCAGGTGGAGCGCATCGCCCGCGACTTCCGGCGGCTCCAGGAGGCGGGGGTGGTGGACCCGTTGATGGACCCCCGGATTTTCGGCTCCATCATCGTGGGCTCCTTCCTGCTGCTCTCCACGCAGATGGCGCGGCTCGAGGAGAAGCCGGACCTGACGGCCTGGGCGCACACGCTCCAGCGGCTGTGCCAGGGCGGCACGTTGCCAGCGCACCTGGTCTCCGCCACCCCGCCGCCGTCCCCGCCCGCGCGCAAGCCGCGCACCCTTCCGAAGCCCGCCCCGCGCCGGACCCGTGCCGTCGCGAAGACTCGCCACACCCCGAGGAAACGCCCGTGA
- a CDS encoding amidohydrolase translates to MTLRRLSGGLLGAVLLLTSLAGCTRRVPPVDDGPRPPPEPTATTTVYVAQRIRTLDPAKPQVQALAVKDGKVLATGTKDEVLAAAGQDARVVDLGAVTVVPGLTDAHGHLAGLGQGLVTVNLEGVDTKAEALERISSAPASAFQGEWLLGRGWDQNDWQDKAFPTRADLDPRFPTRPVALSRVDGHALWVNGEALRRAGITRDTKDPAGGRILRGENGEPTGILVDNAMTLVEAVLPPATDAQHAAQLTAALQRAAQVGLTGVHDAGMDLRTFRLLQRWDKEGKLPLRVYAMADGQTGDRETYLKDGPFEGRMLTLRAVKLTLDGALGSRGAALHQDYSDEPGHRGLLLLTPEEYEARVRAFMARGFQVGTHAIGDRANTVVLDVLSRSAEATGTQDGRHRVEHAQIMRPEDFERLGRSNFIASVQPTHATSDMPWAEARVGTERIRGAYAWQRLKASGAVLALGSDFPVERPDVLAGLYAARTRQDSRGQPEGGWYGGQRLSGEEALEGFTVGAAYASFAEGRRGRLKPGMDADFVALSVDPVDAPASELPGAQVRLTVVAGVEVFRAFQR, encoded by the coding sequence ATGACGCTGCGACGACTCAGTGGTGGACTCCTCGGGGCAGTACTCCTTCTGACCAGCCTGGCCGGATGTACCCGGCGCGTGCCGCCCGTGGATGACGGACCGCGTCCCCCACCGGAGCCCACCGCCACCACCACGGTGTACGTGGCCCAGCGCATCCGGACGTTGGACCCGGCGAAGCCCCAGGTGCAGGCGCTCGCGGTGAAGGACGGCAAGGTGCTGGCCACCGGCACGAAGGACGAGGTGCTCGCCGCCGCGGGCCAGGACGCGCGCGTGGTGGACCTGGGCGCCGTCACGGTGGTGCCCGGCCTCACCGACGCGCACGGCCACCTCGCGGGGCTGGGCCAGGGCCTGGTGACGGTGAACCTGGAGGGCGTGGACACCAAGGCGGAGGCCCTGGAGCGCATCTCCTCCGCGCCGGCCTCCGCGTTCCAGGGCGAGTGGCTGCTGGGCCGGGGCTGGGACCAGAACGACTGGCAGGACAAGGCCTTCCCCACGCGCGCGGACCTGGACCCGCGCTTCCCCACGCGGCCGGTGGCGTTGAGCCGCGTGGACGGACACGCGCTGTGGGTCAACGGCGAGGCGCTGCGCCGCGCCGGCATCACCCGCGACACGAAGGACCCGGCGGGCGGCCGCATCCTGCGCGGCGAGAATGGAGAGCCCACGGGCATCCTGGTGGACAACGCCATGACGCTGGTGGAAGCCGTGTTGCCTCCGGCCACGGACGCGCAGCACGCGGCGCAGTTGACCGCGGCGCTCCAACGCGCCGCGCAGGTGGGCCTCACCGGCGTCCACGACGCGGGCATGGACCTGCGCACCTTCCGGCTGCTCCAGCGGTGGGACAAGGAAGGCAAGCTGCCGCTGCGCGTCTACGCCATGGCGGATGGCCAGACGGGGGACCGGGAGACGTACCTGAAGGACGGCCCGTTCGAGGGCCGCATGCTCACGCTGCGCGCGGTGAAGCTCACCTTGGATGGCGCGCTCGGCAGCCGCGGCGCTGCGCTGCACCAGGACTACAGCGACGAGCCCGGCCACCGGGGCCTGCTGCTGCTGACGCCCGAGGAGTACGAGGCGCGCGTGCGCGCGTTCATGGCGCGGGGCTTCCAGGTGGGCACGCACGCGATTGGAGACCGGGCCAACACGGTGGTGCTGGACGTGCTGTCGCGCTCGGCCGAGGCCACGGGCACGCAGGACGGGCGGCACCGCGTGGAGCACGCGCAAATCATGCGCCCGGAGGACTTCGAGCGGCTGGGCCGGAGCAACTTCATCGCCAGCGTGCAGCCCACCCACGCCACCAGTGACATGCCGTGGGCGGAGGCGCGCGTGGGAACGGAGCGCATCCGCGGCGCCTATGCCTGGCAGCGGCTGAAGGCGTCTGGCGCGGTGCTGGCGCTGGGCAGCGACTTCCCCGTGGAGCGTCCGGACGTGCTGGCGGGTCTCTACGCGGCGCGCACGCGGCAGGACTCACGAGGTCAGCCGGAAGGCGGCTGGTACGGGGGCCAGCGGCTGAGCGGTGAGGAAGCGCTGGAGGGCTTCACCGTGGGCGCCGCGTACGCGTCCTTCGCGGAGGGACGCCGTGGCCGGCTCAAGCCGGGCATGGACGCGGACTTCGTCGCGCTGTCGGTGGACCCGGTGGACGCGCCGGCCTCCGAGCTTCCCGGCGCGCAGGTGCGGCTGACGGTGGTCGCGGGTGTCGAGGTGTTCCGGGCATTCCAGCGTTGA
- a CDS encoding DUF2293 domain-containing protein — MPESLTFAPTSDPRRVRAPDGRVLTVPDGWALLPPGDAGLTRRVKAAGPSWTVAEKVGRKLFSRGVWAPEAHIVHAKAALEAERATPAYEKKLAAGRERRAREQEAYEVDFANAVLRFLAFSPAWLPHAKRMAVLVATHATPVGSGTVARTERIPLERRAEAAVIAWMRHQTTRYDDMRIARVKGARREVRRELADISRAVLDLHRRDAPHAPAACPLCTSLART, encoded by the coding sequence ATGCCTGAATCCCTGACCTTCGCGCCGACCTCGGACCCTCGCCGCGTACGCGCGCCCGACGGCCGCGTCCTCACCGTGCCGGACGGCTGGGCCCTGTTGCCGCCGGGCGACGCCGGGCTCACCCGCCGGGTGAAGGCCGCGGGCCCCTCGTGGACGGTGGCGGAGAAGGTGGGGCGCAAACTGTTCTCCCGGGGGGTGTGGGCGCCCGAGGCCCACATCGTCCACGCCAAGGCCGCCCTGGAGGCCGAGCGCGCCACGCCCGCCTACGAGAAGAAGCTGGCCGCGGGCCGCGAGCGCCGCGCCCGGGAGCAGGAGGCCTACGAGGTCGACTTCGCCAACGCCGTGCTGCGCTTCCTCGCCTTCTCTCCGGCGTGGCTGCCTCACGCGAAGCGGATGGCCGTGCTCGTCGCCACGCACGCCACGCCCGTGGGCAGCGGCACCGTGGCGCGCACGGAGCGCATCCCCCTGGAGCGCCGCGCCGAGGCGGCCGTCATCGCCTGGATGCGACATCAGACCACGCGCTACGACGACATGCGCATCGCCCGGGTGAAGGGCGCCCGCCGCGAGGTGCGCCGCGAGCTCGCGGACATCTCCCGCGCGGTGCTGGACCTGCATCGCCGGGATGCCCCGCACGCGCCCGCCGCGTGCCCGCTGTGCACCTCGCTCGCCCGCACATGA
- a CDS encoding rhomboid family intramembrane serine protease produces the protein MIPISDDNPTLRTPVVTYALLGIIGFVWVFIQGAGFDAFRLAASVCNLGMVPGELTGRAPLGLPVPLGDGLACVVDNEPINLLTPLTSMFLHGGWGHLLGNCLFFWVFGNNVEDSMGRLRFVVFYLLCGLAAAAAHLVVDPGSPVPTVGASGAISGVMGAYLLLYPRVRVNMLFIIVIFIRVFPVPAWAVLLWWFGVQLVSGLPQLNTVSAEATGGVAFWAHIGGFVAGMALIKLFQNPRYTKQRTSMRHRLHPNHP, from the coding sequence ATGATTCCCATCAGCGACGACAACCCCACCCTGCGCACGCCCGTCGTGACGTACGCGTTGCTCGGCATCATCGGCTTCGTCTGGGTCTTCATCCAGGGCGCCGGTTTCGACGCCTTCCGGCTGGCGGCCAGCGTCTGCAACCTGGGCATGGTGCCGGGCGAGCTGACGGGCAGGGCCCCGCTGGGGCTGCCGGTGCCCTTGGGAGATGGGCTCGCGTGCGTGGTGGACAACGAGCCCATCAACCTCCTCACCCCGCTCACGTCCATGTTCCTGCACGGCGGCTGGGGACACCTGCTGGGCAACTGCCTCTTCTTCTGGGTCTTCGGCAACAACGTCGAGGACAGCATGGGCCGCCTGCGCTTCGTGGTGTTCTACCTGCTGTGCGGCCTGGCCGCGGCGGCGGCCCACCTCGTGGTGGACCCGGGCTCGCCCGTGCCCACGGTGGGCGCGTCGGGCGCCATCTCCGGCGTCATGGGGGCCTATCTGCTGCTCTACCCCCGGGTGCGGGTGAACATGCTGTTCATCATCGTCATCTTCATCCGCGTCTTCCCCGTGCCGGCCTGGGCGGTGCTGCTGTGGTGGTTCGGCGTGCAGCTCGTCAGCGGCCTGCCCCAGCTCAACACCGTGAGCGCGGAGGCGACGGGCGGCGTCGCCTTCTGGGCCCACATCGGCGGCTTCGTGGCGGGCATGGCGCTCATCAAGCTGTTCCAGAACCCGCGCTACACGAAACAGCGCACGTCGATGCGCCACCGGCTCCACCCCAACCATCCCTGA
- a CDS encoding DUF6068 family protein: MRKPVASSMSRPVVLCASLALGIACKSVESHTTPSDSATAPPEVSAQEQPPVTAPEPETPTRRGNSPWLKARVGDRVAYSFSANRKAMGRQQPGTIPEAAVAGVVTLEVSAVELPWVWVTLYFTDDSGAPSRNPMLSRPLVLPVRADESRALTVSHEGKQSTEQLSAAGRQWEAKRYLHDKRAFDGPLENRLYAATPGPLYLTNGLLDASTTLAGFGMGGGSQLTVLEARQGQEGATARPQPLTRPWGPGTWLDVQVGGDTESVMRTCQGAERGFLLRQQAPPPRTGAACPDFAQADAVPLEEAVLARIWESLDLRQWPPSPTGLAPAGKETLTVGSHRVPALRFETPRPHVNNVVTQVYAADPWDEALSGMPHDARFQPLSDQLMPSGGGMQVLDWGVWVPGGTP, encoded by the coding sequence ATGCGAAAGCCTGTCGCCTCCTCCATGTCCCGCCCCGTGGTGCTCTGCGCGTCCCTGGCCCTCGGCATCGCGTGCAAGAGCGTGGAGTCCCACACCACGCCCTCGGACAGCGCCACCGCGCCACCGGAAGTTTCCGCCCAGGAGCAGCCGCCCGTGACAGCGCCAGAGCCAGAGACGCCAACGCGGCGCGGCAACTCGCCATGGCTGAAGGCCCGCGTGGGGGACCGCGTGGCGTATTCCTTCTCCGCCAACCGCAAGGCCATGGGTCGGCAGCAGCCCGGCACCATCCCCGAGGCCGCGGTGGCCGGCGTGGTGACGCTGGAGGTCTCCGCCGTGGAGCTGCCCTGGGTCTGGGTGACGCTCTACTTCACCGATGACAGCGGCGCGCCTTCGCGAAACCCCATGCTGTCCCGCCCGCTCGTGTTGCCCGTGCGCGCGGACGAGTCGCGAGCGCTCACCGTTTCGCATGAAGGCAAGCAGAGCACCGAGCAGCTCAGCGCCGCGGGCCGCCAGTGGGAGGCGAAGCGGTACCTCCATGACAAGCGGGCGTTCGACGGCCCCTTGGAGAACAGGCTCTACGCGGCGACGCCGGGCCCGCTGTACCTCACCAACGGCTTGCTCGACGCGAGCACCACGCTGGCGGGCTTCGGCATGGGCGGCGGTTCACAGCTCACCGTGCTGGAGGCACGACAGGGACAGGAGGGCGCCACCGCCCGTCCGCAGCCGCTCACCCGCCCCTGGGGGCCGGGGACATGGCTCGACGTGCAGGTGGGCGGCGACACCGAGTCCGTGATGCGCACCTGCCAGGGCGCGGAGCGAGGCTTCCTCTTGCGGCAGCAGGCACCGCCACCTCGGACTGGCGCGGCCTGCCCGGACTTCGCCCAGGCGGACGCCGTGCCCTTGGAAGAGGCCGTGCTCGCGCGCATCTGGGAGTCCCTGGACCTCCGCCAGTGGCCACCGTCGCCCACGGGCCTCGCACCCGCCGGGAAGGAGACGCTGACCGTGGGCTCGCATCGCGTTCCGGCGCTCCGGTTCGAGACGCCTCGGCCCCACGTGAACAACGTCGTCACGCAGGTCTACGCCGCCGACCCGTGGGACGAGGCGCTCT
- the rnz gene encoding ribonuclease Z has protein sequence MSLLKLTFLGTSAAQPTLHRNLSGLAVKAHADLLLFDCGEGSQRQMVRYGTGFTVDAVFFTHFHADHYLGIIGFLRTLGMTGRSEPMRLYGPPSAKRVLQQAVYLGVESMSFPVEIHELKDGDVVRRNGYTIHAIAADHRINALAYALVEDERPGRFNLEVARSLGVPEGPSFGKLQRGEAVTLEDGRTVKPEDVLGAARPGRRLVISGDTRPCPAVVKASRDADLLVHESTFSDDEQERAKETHHSTAREAARVAREAGARRLVLTHLSSRHDTDPSKLLAQAREEYEGPVEVAFDGLTVELPLRD, from the coding sequence ATGTCCCTCCTCAAGCTCACCTTCCTCGGTACCTCCGCCGCGCAGCCCACGCTGCACCGGAACCTGTCCGGACTCGCGGTGAAGGCGCACGCCGACTTGCTGCTATTCGACTGTGGCGAGGGCAGCCAGCGACAGATGGTGCGCTATGGCACCGGCTTCACCGTGGACGCCGTGTTCTTCACGCACTTCCACGCGGACCACTACCTGGGAATCATCGGCTTCCTCCGCACGCTGGGAATGACGGGCCGCTCCGAGCCCATGCGCCTGTACGGCCCGCCCTCCGCGAAGCGGGTGCTCCAGCAGGCCGTCTACCTGGGCGTGGAGTCCATGTCCTTCCCCGTGGAGATTCACGAACTGAAGGACGGCGACGTGGTGCGGCGCAACGGCTACACCATCCACGCCATCGCCGCGGACCACCGCATCAACGCGCTGGCCTACGCGCTGGTGGAGGACGAGCGCCCCGGCCGCTTCAACCTGGAGGTGGCGCGCTCCCTGGGCGTGCCGGAGGGCCCGTCGTTCGGGAAGCTCCAGCGCGGTGAGGCGGTGACGCTGGAGGACGGGCGCACGGTGAAGCCCGAGGACGTGCTGGGCGCGGCGCGGCCCGGTCGCCGGCTGGTCATCTCCGGTGACACGCGCCCCTGCCCCGCGGTGGTGAAGGCCTCCAGGGACGCGGACCTGCTGGTCCACGAGTCCACCTTCTCCGACGACGAACAGGAGCGGGCCAAGGAGACGCACCACTCCACGGCGAGGGAAGCGGCGCGCGTGGCGAGGGAAGCGGGAGCGCGGCGACTGGTGCTCACGCACCTGTCCAGCCGGCATGACACCGACCCCTCGAAGCTGCTCGCGCAGGCGCGCGAGGAGTACGAGGGGCCGGTGGAGGTGGCCTTCGACGGGCTCACCGTCGAGCTGCCCCTGCGGGACTGA